The genome window GTTTACGGAGCAGGGCCGTAACCGGCCCGGTCGCGGAGGAACGCACCCGCACGCCCTTGATGTTTAGCACCAGATCGGTAATATCTTCACGCATGCCCTGGATGGCGGCAAAATTGTGCAATTCCCCGTCAATTCTGATCTTGGTGATTGCCCCTCCCGGAATAGCCGAAAGCAGCACACGCCGCAGGGCATTGCCCAGCGTATGCCCATAGCCCGGGTCGAGCGGCTCAATCTTGAAGCGCCCATAGTTGTCTGCGGACTCCACCACCTCTATCTTGGGCATGGCGATGTCCAGCATGGCACGCCTCCTTACCTGTATCCAGCACAGCCGCCAGCCAGGAATGGGAACGACGCGGCATGGGCGCGCCGTGCCGTCCCCTGCCTGTGCTGGCGCGCATCCGAATCTTAACGGCTGTAGAACTCAACAATCAACTGCTCATTAATGCCTGGCTCGGCATCTTCGCGGCGGGGCAGGGCCACCACCGTGCCGGAGAGATTCGCCGCGTCGAGGCGCAGCCAGTCGGGTGCGCGATGTTTGTTCAACACGCCGCTATCCACCAGGTTCTTGAAGTAGGTGCGGCGGCGGCTCTCCGGTCGCACGGCGATAACCTGGCCAACCTTGACGGTAAAGGAGGGAATATTCGTCTTCCGGCCATCAACCACAATATGGCCGTGGTTCACCAGTTGCCGGGCCTGGGCGCGGGTAGTGGCAAAACCCAGCCGGTAGACCACATTGTCGAGGCGTCGCTCCAGAAGGCTCAGCAGATACTCGCCGGTCACTCCGCTGCGGCGCGCAGCCTGCTCGAAGGTCCGGCGAAACTGCCGTTCGAGCACCCCGTAGATGTACTTCGCTTTCTGCTTTTCCTGCAATTGCAGGCCATAATCGGACATCTGGCGCCGCTTTGCCGCCGGACCGTGCTGTCCGGGCGGAAAGGGGCGCTTGGTCAGAATGCGTTGCCCCTTCTCAGTGATGCCAATGCCAAGGCGGCGGCTCACTTTGCCAACGGGGCCGATATAACGCGCCATATCCTCTCTATCCTCCTCAGGAGCGGAGCACTCCGGTATGAATGCCGGAGGCCCGCACGAACACATCGCGATAAGATGGGCGCTGTGCTACCATAGAGGGCGCCAGGGCGCCGGGGCGAGGCGGGGCCGGGCAGCGCAAGATATGCTGCCGATGGCGCCGCATCTGGACTTGCGCCCGCGTCCCGCGGTACCGTCTACGGTCATCGTATCACGCCAGCGGGGCCGCCAGGGGCCTCACCGCCCCGGTCAGACGCGTCGGCGCTTGGGCGGGCGGCACCCATTGTGAGGGATGGGGGTCACGTCCGTGATCGCCGTCACCTGCAGGCCAGCGGCTTGCAGGGAGCGGATGGCCGCCTCGCGGCCCGATCCCGGACCCTTGACAAAGACCTCGAGCGAGCGCATTCCATTTTCCATCGCCTTGCGCGCCGCCGCCTCGGCGGTGACCTGCGCGGCATAGGGCGTGCTCTTCCGCGAACCTTTGAAGCCGCTCTGGCCGGCGCTGGCCCAGCAGATCACCGCGCCCTGCGGGTCGGTAATCGTCACGATGGTATTATTAAAGGTGCTCAAGATATGAGCCTGACCGCGCGGCACATTCTTGCGCTCGCGGCGCTTGCCGCGCTGCCGGCTGGCGGCCGCAGGGGCTGTTTTTTGTCCCTTCGGGGGCATGCAATGCTCCTTGACACACAGTTGGCACAGGCAGGCCACTCCTCGCCGCCTGTGCGCGTAATTTCTTCCGGCTATTGCGCGAGCACGTCGGGACGTGCCCGGCGGCCAGGGGCGTTCAGGCCCCTGACCCTGCCCTACTTCCTGGTCTTCTTCTTGATCCCGATCGCCTGGCCGCGCCGGCCGCGCCGGGTCCGGGCATTCGTGCGGGTGCGCTGCCCGCGCACGGGCATGCCGCGCCGGTGGCGCAGGCCACGGTAGCAGCCAATATCCATCAGCCGCTTGATGTTCAACTGCACCTCGCGGCGCAGATCACCCTCGACGCGGTACTCCCGGTCAACCACCTCGCGAATGCGCGCGACCTCCTCTTCCGTCAGATCGCGCACCCGAGCATCGGGATTGACCTGGGCCTTGCGCAACACCTCGGCGCCATTAGAACGACCGATCCCGTAAATGTAGGTGATGGCGATCCCGACCTTTTTGTTGCGGGGAATATCAACCCCGGCGATACGTGCCATGCACTTCCTCGTAACACTAACCTGCTCGCGGCCTCTGCCGCCAGACGGTTCGAACTTCAGCAACGTCCCTTACCCCTGGCGCTGCTTATGCTTCGGTGTACGCGAGCAGATCACCCGGATCACACCCTTGCGTTTAATCACCTTGCAATATTCACAGCGGGGCTTGACTGATGCGCGCACTTTCACGACAACCTCCCCGCGGCAACATGTCTGCCGCCGACACTGTTTCCCCTTCGTCTACCTTCCCTGGCCAGTTTACGGCGGCCTCTCCGCAAGCCGGAGGCGACGAGTACGTGCCCAGAGACGACTTCAAATGGGCAAAGACCAGACTGCTCCCCTGAGAGGGGACATGACAAACTAGAACTGCCAGTCTTTGCAACAGCGATGCTTATTTGTACCGATACGTAATGCGCCCACGGGTTAGATCGTAAGGTGAAAGCTCGACCAGCACCCGATCACCCTTCAAAATACGAATATAGTTCATGCGCATCTTGCCTGAGATGTGGGCCAGCACCTCGTGACCATTCTCCAGTTCAACCCGGAACATCGCGTTGGGCAATGGCTCGGTGATGGTGCCCTCCATCTCGATCACGTCCTTCTTTTTCGACATATCACTCCTTTGGCTGCGCCGAAGGCTCCAGGAAGGGACCCAGCGCCTTCAGCATCGCATCGGTCACCCAGGCAATATCCTGCTGTCCGTCTATCTCGTGCAGCAGCCCCTGCCGCTGGTAGTGCTCGATTAACGGCATGGTCTGCGCGAAGTACACATCCAGGCGATGCTGGGCGGTCTCCAGGGTGTCATCGCTCCGCTGGTAGAGTTTACCGCCGCATGCATCACAAATTCCAGGCCGGTGGGACGGGAAATAGTATATATTATACGTAGCCCCGCAAACTTTGCAAGTTTGCCGTCCGGCGATCCGGCGCAGCAGCACATCATTGGGTACGTGCAGATAGAGCACAGCGTCAATTTTGCTGTTTTGCGCCGCCAGCGATTCCTGGAGGGCCACGGCCTGCTCCGTTGTGCGCGGGAAGCCGTCGAAGATCACCCCCGCGGCGCAATCGGGCCGGGCTATGCGTTCGAGAATCATGCGAATGACCACCTCGTCCGGCACCAGTGCGCCCCGATCCATATACGACTTGGCAAGCATGCCCAGTTCGGTGCCTTCGCGCAGCGCTGCTCGAAAGAGATCACCACTGGCGACATGCGTTAGCCCCGTGCGCTCGGCGAGCGTCTTGGCCTGTGTCCCCTTCCCTGCCCCTGGCGGCCCCAGCAAAATCACGTTGATTGTCATAGCGGCGCTCTCTTCACCTTGGCGCTGCACGCTTCGCCGCGTGCCGGCACACGAACGGACGCCCGGTACGCCCGGGAACGAAGCCAGGTAGCGCGGATCGCCCACGATCCACGCTCCGCTGCGATGATACCACAACCGCGCCATCTGTGCGACGGCTTCAGCGGCTGAGAAAGCCTTCATAGTCGCGCATCACCAGTTGCGCCTCGAGCTGGCGCATGGTGTCCACGGCAACCCCCACCACGATCAGCAGCGCCGTGCTTCCCAGACCGATCTGCAGCCCGGTGATTGACTGGGTGATAAAGGGCAGCACGGCGATCAATCCGAGAAAGAGCGCCCCGGCGAGGGTAATGCGGTTGAGCACCCGCATCAGGTACTGCTCGGTATTTTTGCCAGGGCGGATGCCGGGAATGAACCCGCCATTCCGCTGCAGGGTGTCGGGGATATCCTGTTGCTGAAATAATATCAGCGTATAAAAGTACGTGAAGCCGACCGTCAGCAAGAATAGCAGGGTGATATAGACGATCCCGCCGCCCTGACCGGTCGGGTTGAACGTATTGTAGAAGAAGCCCGCTACGGCGTTCCCGAAGCCGGGGGCGCCAGGGCGGTAGAACCAGGAGGCCACCACGCCGGGGAAGATAATGATGCTCTGGGCGAAGATGAGCGGGATCATTCCCGCCATATTCACCTTGAGCGGAATATAGCTGCTCTGCCCGCCGTAGACCTTGTTGCCGCGCACCCGCTTGGCGTACTGCACCGGAATGCGTCGCTGGCCCTCCTGGATGAGGACGATCCCGACGATGGTCAACAGGGCGATCGCCACGAACAGGGCCAGGCCGATAAACGTGCCTACATCCCCGGTCTGGCTGATCTGCACGCCCTGGACGATCACGGCCGGCAGGCGCGAGACGATGCCGCCAAAGATGATCACCGAGATGCCCTGGCCAATGCCGCGCTCGTTGATCAGTTCGCCCAGCCACACCAGTAGCATGGTGCCGGCGACCATGCTGGTCAGAATGGTAAAGGTCGGCAGGAAGTTGTTAACGATATCGAACGGGGTGCGGAAGAGCGACTGACCGGCGCCAAAGCTACGCTCAATCGTCAGGGTCTGGCCGTAGGCCTGGAGGTACGCCAGGGGAATGGTCAGCCACATCTGATAGCGGTTGAGCTTGATCCGCCCCTGCTCGCCTTCGCGCTGCAGCTCCTGGAGCGCGGGGATGAGGGGCTGGAGCAACTGCATAATAATCGAAGCGGTGATGTAGGGGTACACCCCCATCGCCGCCACCGAGAAGTTCTGCAGCGCGCCGCCAGCGAAGAGGTTGAGCAACTGGGCCAACTGGTTGGTGGCCAGAGCCTCCTGGAGCTGGGCCAGTGACGCCGGATTGATATTCGGCACCGGAATATGCGCGATCAGGCGAAAAATCAGCAGCATCCCCAGCGTAAAGAGGATGCGCCGGCGCAGATCGGGCAACTGGATGGCGCGAATGAGTGCCTGGAGCATCGTAGCGTCTTCCTCGCTCACCGCGCATCCTTCGGGGTGCGCGATGCGCTGTTGGCGGATAGGTGTAGCGCCAGGAGCATCCTGGCCTGCCGCGAGCCTCCCGGGAGTCAGCGCGTCTCAGCCTGGGCCTTCCTGGCCGCGGCGTTGCGCATAGAGGGGTTAGGCCCGCGGGAACGGGAATGGCGTTCGATAACCAGCGGCAATTCCACCACCGTTCCGCCAGCGGCTTCGATCTTCTGGCGCGCGCTGGCGCTGAACTTGTGGGCGTGCACCGTCAAGGGGCGGTTCAGTTCGCCATCGCCGAGGATCTTGACCGGGCGGGTCTTGCGCCGCACAACTCGCGCCTTCAGCAACGTCTCGGGCGTTACCGCTACATCGGCAGGCCAGGCGGCGAGTCGCCCGACGTTCACGGTCTCATACTCCACGCGAAAGATATTGGTGAAGCCCCGTTTGAACGGCATGCGCTTAACCAGGCGGTTCTGCCCGCCCTCGAAGGTGCGGTACGGACCGGGGCCGCTGCGCGCCTTCTGGCCCATCATGCCTCTGCCGGCGGTTTTACCTTTGCCGGAGCCATGGCCGCGGCCCACTCGCTTGGACTTACGGTTTGCGCCCTCGGCCGGCTTCAAGTCATGCAGTTTCATGCCGCCACCTCATCGGGCAGTTCTTCGACCTCCACCAGGTGCCGCACCTTGAACAGCATGCCCCGGATGGAAGGATTATCGGGCTTGATCACCGACTGGCCCAGTTTGCGCAGCCCCAGGGAGCGGATGGTATCCTTCTGGTCCTGCGCGTAGCCAATTGCACTCTTGCGATACGTAATACGAAGTTTGCTCATGCTGCGGCCTCCTCGCTGGCCGGCTCGCGCCGGCTGCGCCGCGCGGCCAGTTCACGCGGCGTCATATCGCGGCGGCGGGCCATCTCGCTCAACGAGGTCATTTCGCTGAGGGCCTTAAAGGCCGCTTTCACTACATTGACCGGATTGTTGCTGCCGTAGACCTTGGAGAGCACATCCTTGATCCCTGCGGCTTCCACCACCGGGCGAACGCCGCGACCGGCGATCACGCCAGTGCCTGGCGCGGCGGGCCGGATCATGACCTTGGTCGCGGAAAACTTGGCCAGCACCTCGTGGGGCACCGTTCCGCCCACCAGCGGCACGCGGATCAGGTTCTTCTTGGCGGCTTCGGCGCCCTTGCGGATGGCCTCGGGCACTTCGGCGGCCTTGCCCATGCCCACGCCCACGTGGCCCTTGCCATCGCCGACGACGACCACGGTGCTGAAGCTGAAGCGCCGGCCGCCCTTCACCACTTTGGACACGCGATTAATCTGAACGACGCGCTCTTCGAGGTCGAGCCCGTCGGGGTTGATCCGTTCTCGGTTCACGCTTCCTCCCACAACGGCAGCGACTAAAAACTCAGGCCAGCTTCGCGCGCCGCCTCGGCAAGCGCCTTGACGCGCCCGTGGTACTTATAGCCGCCCCGGTCAAACACCACTTTCGTCACCCCGGCCGCCAGGGCCCGTTCGGCGATCAGGCGCCCGACCAGGGCCGCTTCTTCGGTCTTGGTTTTGCCCTCGCCGCCGCTCCAGCCCTTCTCGATCGTCGAGGCGGCCACCAGGGTGCGGCCCTCGACATCGTTGATAACCTGGGCGTAAATGTGCGCATTACTGCGGAAGACGCACAGGCGCGGGCGTTCATAGGTGCCGCTCACACGCTTGCGCAGGCGCCGATGTCGTCGGATGCGCAGTTCGCGCGGCGTTCGCCTTCCCATAGTGTTATACCTTTGCACTAGCGATGGAGACAGCATCCCCCATCGACGAGCAGAGGAACGCATGGGGAGCGCGCGGTTCCATGCCTATGAGAGGGCGGGAACCGCAAGCCCCTTACTTGGTCTTGCCGGCCTTTCCAGCCTTACGGCGGATCTTCTCCTCGGCGTACTTGATGCCCTTGCCCTTGTAGGGCTCCGGCGGGCGGAGGCTGCGGAGACGAGCCGCTTCCTCGCCGACCACTTGCTTGTCAATGCCGCGCACGAGCAGGCTCAACGGTTCGTTGGCGCTCTTACGATCGCCAACCACATACTGCACGTTGGGCGGAGGGTCAATCCGCACCTGGTGCGAAAAGCCCAGGTTCAGCACCAGCGTCTGGCCCTCCAGGGCCGCGCGATAGCCGACGCCGTTGATCTCCAGAGCCCGCGTCCATCCATCAGTCACGCCGACGATCATGTTGTGGATCAACGTGCGGGTCAGGCCGTGGAGCGCTTTGTGCTGCTTTGTATCTGACGGCCGGTTGACCGTCAGCGTGCCATTCTGCTGGGTGATGATCATGTCTGGATGGAACTGCTGGGTCAGGGAGCCCTTCGGCCCTTTGACTGTCACGCGGTTCCCGTCGTCAATTGTCACCTGCACGCCTTTCGGCACGGCAATCGGCTTTTTTCCAATCCGTGACATACCAGCCTCCTCCCCTACCAGACGTAGCAGAGCACTTCGCCGCCCACGCGCTCACGCCAGGCATCGTGGCCGGCCAGCACTCCTTTGGGAGTCGAGAGAATGCTCAGACCGAGGCCCCCGCGTACCCGCGGAATATCCTCGCGTTTGGTGTAGATGCGCAGGCCGGGCTTGCTCACGCGGCGCAGCCCGGTGATTGCCGGCCGGCGGTCAGGCATATACTTGAGCGTGATGGAAAGGGTATTGTAAGGCTTCCCTTCAATCACGGTATAGTCTTTAATGAACCCTTCGCGCTTGAGAATATCGGCAATCGCCAGCTTCATCTTCGACGAAGGGATATTGACAACGCTTTGACGCGCCATGCAGGCATTGCGGATGCGCGTCAGCATATCGCCAATTGGATCGTTCACGCTCACGGGAGCCTCCTCACACGTCGGGCGCCGGCTGATGGCTGGCGCAGACCCTCGCACCGCACCGCACACGGCTGTTCGGAGCTTGCGCCGGGGCGTCAAACAACCGATTCACCCCGCATCTGCTATGACTATCGTCACCCACAATTACCAGCTCGATTTGACCACACCCGGAATAAGCCCTCTCAGGGCGTGTTCTCGAAAGCAGATGCGGCACATGCCGAATTTCCGCATATACGCCCGCGAGCGACCGCAGATTTTACAGCGGTTGTACTCTCGAACCTTGAACTTTTGCGGGCGTTGCGCTTTGACGATCCAGGATGTCTTCGCCAAGGGTGGTTCCTCCTAAAGTGTTGGGCTGGTCAGCATACGCTCCTGGCCCAGACTAATCGCGAAATGGCATGCCAAGGCGCTTAAGCAAAGCATAGGCGTGCTCATCGTTGGTGGCGCTGGTAACGATCACCACCTCGAGGCCGCGCAGCTTATCGATCTTATCGTAGTCAATGTCCGGGAAGACGATCTGCTCGCGCAGCCCCAGACTGAAATTGCCCCGTCCATCAAACGACCGGCGGCTGACGCCGCGAAAGTCGCGGATACGCGGCAGGGCCAGATTGACGAGCCGGTCAAAAAAGTCGTACATGCGGTCGCCGCGGAGCGTCACCATTGCTCCGATGGCCATGCCTTCACGGAGCTTGAACGAGGCGACCGACTTGCGGGCGCGGGTGACCACCGGCTTCTGCCCGGTAATGGTCGCCAGATCGTTCACCGCGGCATCGAGCGCCTTGGCGTTCTGCACCGCCTCGCCGACGCCGACATTGACCACGATTTTGGTGAGCCGGGGCACCTGCATCACTGACGAGAACTTGAACTCTTCCTTCAGGGCAGGCACAATCTCCCGCAAGTATTTCTCACGCAATCGAACCATAATGCTTGATCTCCAGTGGCTGCCCGTGCAGCGCGGCGCAGCCCGGTTTCCCGTAACCTGGCCTGCCGGGGAACAGAACGTTTCCTGTCTGCCGGACGGAAACGCGCGCTCCGCGGCTCGGCGCCACCTACTTATCCACGATCGCGTCGCAGGCCTTGCAGAAGCGCACCTTCCGCGGCCGGCCCTTGTGATCGGTCTCCTCCAGGAAG of Chloroflexaceae bacterium contains these proteins:
- a CDS encoding type Z 30S ribosomal protein S14; amino-acid sequence: MAKTSWIVKAQRPQKFKVREYNRCKICGRSRAYMRKFGMCRICFREHALRGLIPGVVKSSW
- the secY gene encoding preprotein translocase subunit SecY, giving the protein MSEEDATMLQALIRAIQLPDLRRRILFTLGMLLIFRLIAHIPVPNINPASLAQLQEALATNQLAQLLNLFAGGALQNFSVAAMGVYPYITASIIMQLLQPLIPALQELQREGEQGRIKLNRYQMWLTIPLAYLQAYGQTLTIERSFGAGQSLFRTPFDIVNNFLPTFTILTSMVAGTMLLVWLGELINERGIGQGISVIIFGGIVSRLPAVIVQGVQISQTGDVGTFIGLALFVAIALLTIVGIVLIQEGQRRIPVQYAKRVRGNKVYGGQSSYIPLKVNMAGMIPLIFAQSIIIFPGVVASWFYRPGAPGFGNAVAGFFYNTFNPTGQGGGIVYITLLFLLTVGFTYFYTLILFQQQDIPDTLQRNGGFIPGIRPGKNTEQYLMRVLNRITLAGALFLGLIAVLPFITQSITGLQIGLGSTALLIVVGVAVDTMRQLEAQLVMRDYEGFLSR
- the rpmD gene encoding 50S ribosomal protein L30: MSKLRITYRKSAIGYAQDQKDTIRSLGLRKLGQSVIKPDNPSIRGMLFKVRHLVEVEELPDEVAA
- the rpsM gene encoding 30S ribosomal protein S13, whose product is MARIAGVDIPRNKKVGIAITYIYGIGRSNGAEVLRKAQVNPDARVRDLTEEEVARIREVVDREYRVEGDLRREVQLNIKRLMDIGCYRGLRHRRGMPVRGQRTRTNARTRRGRRGQAIGIKKKTRK
- the rpmJ gene encoding 50S ribosomal protein L36; translation: MKVRASVKPRCEYCKVIKRKGVIRVICSRTPKHKQRQG
- the rplR gene encoding 50S ribosomal protein L18; amino-acid sequence: MGRRTPRELRIRRHRRLRKRVSGTYERPRLCVFRSNAHIYAQVINDVEGRTLVAASTIEKGWSGGEGKTKTEEAALVGRLIAERALAAGVTKVVFDRGGYKYHGRVKALAEAAREAGLSF
- a CDS encoding adenylate kinase — protein: MTINVILLGPPGAGKGTQAKTLAERTGLTHVASGDLFRAALREGTELGMLAKSYMDRGALVPDEVVIRMILERIARPDCAAGVIFDGFPRTTEQAVALQESLAAQNSKIDAVLYLHVPNDVLLRRIAGRQTCKVCGATYNIYYFPSHRPGICDACGGKLYQRSDDTLETAQHRLDVYFAQTMPLIEHYQRQGLLHEIDGQQDIAWVTDAMLKALGPFLEPSAQPKE
- the rplE gene encoding 50S ribosomal protein L5; the encoded protein is MVRLREKYLREIVPALKEEFKFSSVMQVPRLTKIVVNVGVGEAVQNAKALDAAVNDLATITGQKPVVTRARKSVASFKLREGMAIGAMVTLRGDRMYDFFDRLVNLALPRIRDFRGVSRRSFDGRGNFSLGLREQIVFPDIDYDKIDKLRGLEVVIVTSATNDEHAYALLKRLGMPFRD
- the rplO gene encoding 50S ribosomal protein L15 — encoded protein: MKLHDLKPAEGANRKSKRVGRGHGSGKGKTAGRGMMGQKARSGPGPYRTFEGGQNRLVKRMPFKRGFTNIFRVEYETVNVGRLAAWPADVAVTPETLLKARVVRRKTRPVKILGDGELNRPLTVHAHKFSASARQKIEAAGGTVVELPLVIERHSRSRGPNPSMRNAAARKAQAETR
- the rpsH gene encoding 30S ribosomal protein S8, yielding MSVNDPIGDMLTRIRNACMARQSVVNIPSSKMKLAIADILKREGFIKDYTVIEGKPYNTLSITLKYMPDRRPAITGLRRVSKPGLRIYTKREDIPRVRGGLGLSILSTPKGVLAGHDAWRERVGGEVLCYVW
- the rpsE gene encoding 30S ribosomal protein S5; translation: MNRERINPDGLDLEERVVQINRVSKVVKGGRRFSFSTVVVVGDGKGHVGVGMGKAAEVPEAIRKGAEAAKKNLIRVPLVGGTVPHEVLAKFSATKVMIRPAAPGTGVIAGRGVRPVVEAAGIKDVLSKVYGSNNPVNVVKAAFKALSEMTSLSEMARRRDMTPRELAARRSRREPASEEAAA
- the rpsK gene encoding 30S ribosomal protein S11, which produces MPPKGQKTAPAAASRQRGKRRERKNVPRGQAHILSTFNNTIVTITDPQGAVICWASAGQSGFKGSRKSTPYAAQVTAEAAARKAMENGMRSLEVFVKGPGSGREAAIRSLQAAGLQVTAITDVTPIPHNGCRPPKRRRV
- the infA gene encoding translation initiation factor IF-1 encodes the protein MSKKKDVIEMEGTITEPLPNAMFRVELENGHEVLAHISGKMRMNYIRILKGDRVLVELSPYDLTRGRITYRYK
- the rpsD gene encoding 30S ribosomal protein S4, coding for MARYIGPVGKVSRRLGIGITEKGQRILTKRPFPPGQHGPAAKRRQMSDYGLQLQEKQKAKYIYGVLERQFRRTFEQAARRSGVTGEYLLSLLERRLDNVVYRLGFATTRAQARQLVNHGHIVVDGRKTNIPSFTVKVGQVIAVRPESRRRTYFKNLVDSGVLNKHRAPDWLRLDAANLSGTVVALPRREDAEPGINEQLIVEFYSR
- the rplF gene encoding 50S ribosomal protein L6 translates to MSRIGKKPIAVPKGVQVTIDDGNRVTVKGPKGSLTQQFHPDMIITQQNGTLTVNRPSDTKQHKALHGLTRTLIHNMIVGVTDGWTRALEINGVGYRAALEGQTLVLNLGFSHQVRIDPPPNVQYVVGDRKSANEPLSLLVRGIDKQVVGEEAARLRSLRPPEPYKGKGIKYAEEKIRRKAGKAGKTK